From the genome of Bordetella sp. H567, one region includes:
- a CDS encoding M15 family metallopeptidase — protein sequence MRSTLPCRLTALAPGPAATVETRLQRPDDFVDLAEFARQDKKRHVHIDIRYATCNNFIGRPVAGYKANKCLLTQAAARAAIQVIDRLSPFGLTLRFLDAYRPQRAVEDFIAWMNKPDEDEMKAAFYPDIDKRHLIRDGYLAARSSHSRGSAMDVVIAPIIGAAGQDLDFGTPYDYFGPESHPSYPALTAQQKANRLLLRTLMVQAGFRSIETEWWHFQLAEEPYPATYFDFPIE from the coding sequence ATGAGATCGACCTTGCCTTGCCGCTTGACCGCCCTGGCCCCTGGCCCGGCGGCGACTGTCGAAACGCGCCTGCAGCGACCAGATGATTTCGTGGATCTGGCCGAGTTCGCGCGGCAGGATAAGAAGCGGCACGTCCATATCGATATCCGCTACGCCACGTGCAACAACTTCATCGGCCGGCCGGTCGCGGGATACAAGGCCAACAAGTGCCTGCTGACGCAAGCCGCTGCGCGAGCCGCCATCCAGGTGATCGACAGGCTATCGCCTTTCGGGCTGACCTTAAGGTTCCTGGACGCCTATCGCCCGCAACGCGCGGTGGAGGACTTCATCGCCTGGATGAACAAGCCGGACGAAGACGAGATGAAAGCGGCGTTCTATCCCGACATCGATAAGCGGCACTTGATCAGGGACGGCTATCTGGCCGCCAGATCGAGCCACAGCCGCGGCAGCGCCATGGACGTCGTGATCGCCCCCATCATTGGGGCCGCCGGACAGGACCTGGATTTCGGCACGCCTTACGACTACTTCGGCCCGGAATCGCACCCCTCGTACCCGGCCTTGACCGCGCAGCAGAAAGCCAATCGGCTGTTGCTTCGTACATTGATGGTACAGGCGGGCTTTCGGTCTATCGAAACCGAATGGTGGCATTTCCAGCTGGCAGAAGAACCCTATCCGGCAACCTACTTCGATTTTCCGATCGAATAG
- a CDS encoding aspartate kinase yields MSLIVHKYGGTSMGSVERIKNVARRVAKWHAAGHKVVVVPSAMAGETNRLLGLAREITPQPDGRELDMIAATGEQASSGLLAVALHAEGVDARSYAGWQVPVRTDSAYTKARITSIDDERIRADLDAGRVVIVTGFQGIDEDGHITTLGRGGSDTSAVAVAAAIKADECLIYTDVDGVYTTDPRVVPEARRMPVVSFEEMLEMASLGSKVLQIRSVEFAGKYRVPTRVLSSLTDPMIPLDEEMRSGTLITFEDDEKMEAAVVSGIAFSRDEAKITLLAVPDKPGVAYSILGPVAAANIDVDMIVQNQSVAGTTDFSFTVNRNEFLRTIDVLKRDVMPAVHARELVTDDKVCKVSIVGIGMRSHVGVASLMFQTLSNEGINIQMISTSEIKTSVIIDDKYMELAVRSLHKAFGLDQAPGAKA; encoded by the coding sequence ATGTCCCTGATCGTTCATAAGTATGGCGGTACTTCGATGGGCTCGGTCGAGCGCATCAAGAACGTGGCGCGCCGCGTCGCGAAGTGGCATGCCGCCGGTCACAAAGTCGTGGTCGTGCCATCCGCCATGGCGGGCGAGACCAATCGCCTGCTGGGCCTGGCCCGGGAAATCACGCCGCAGCCCGATGGCCGTGAACTGGACATGATCGCCGCCACCGGCGAACAGGCCTCCAGCGGCCTGCTGGCCGTGGCGCTGCACGCCGAAGGCGTGGACGCGCGCAGCTACGCCGGCTGGCAGGTGCCCGTGCGCACCGATTCCGCCTACACCAAGGCCCGCATCACCTCGATCGACGACGAGCGCATCCGCGCCGACCTGGACGCCGGCCGCGTCGTCATCGTGACGGGTTTCCAGGGCATCGACGAGGACGGGCATATCACCACGCTGGGCCGCGGTGGTTCCGATACGTCCGCCGTTGCCGTGGCCGCCGCCATCAAGGCCGATGAGTGCCTGATCTACACCGACGTGGACGGCGTATACACCACCGACCCGCGTGTCGTGCCGGAAGCGCGCCGCATGCCCGTGGTGTCCTTCGAGGAAATGCTGGAAATGGCCTCGCTGGGATCCAAGGTGCTGCAGATCCGCTCGGTCGAATTCGCCGGCAAGTACCGCGTGCCCACGCGCGTCCTGTCCTCGCTGACCGACCCCATGATTCCGCTCGACGAAGAAATGCGCTCGGGCACGCTGATTACCTTTGAGGATGACGAAAAAATGGAAGCCGCCGTTGTCTCCGGCATCGCCTTCAGCCGCGACGAAGCCAAGATCACCCTGCTGGCCGTGCCGGACAAGCCCGGCGTGGCCTATTCCATCCTGGGCCCTGTCGCCGCCGCCAACATCGACGTGGACATGATCGTCCAGAACCAGTCGGTCGCCGGCACCACCGACTTCTCCTTTACCGTCAACCGCAACGAGTTCCTGCGCACCATCGACGTGCTCAAGCGCGATGTCATGCCCGCCGTGCACGCCCGCGAACTCGTCACCGACGACAAGGTCTGCAAGGTGTCCATCGTCGGCATCGGCATGCGCTCGCACGTCGGCGTCGCCAGCCTGATGTTCCAGACCCTGTCGAACGAAGGCATCAACATCCAGATGATCAGCACCAGCGAAATCAAGACCTCGGTGATCATCGACGACAAGTACATGGAATTGGCCGTCCGCTCGCTGCACAAGGCCTTCGGGCTGGACCAGGCGCCCGGCGCAAAGGCGTAA
- the tilS gene encoding tRNA lysidine(34) synthetase TilS: MRPLRDALAPARADSQPVGVAVSGGADSVMLAVHAAAAARDLGIPLHLLHVHHGLFEQADGWADAVRRLADALQTPVHILRVQVAVSDGSGIEAAARQSRYAALGQAAADLGLRHILLAHHRDDQAETVLLRLLRGAGPTGLAAMSPCMTRDGVVYLRPWLDIPRAAIRDAAAAYAAGHGWMPVQDPSNADERYTRAALRTLLVPALDARWPGWQAIVARHARLAGESAQILDEVAAGDFAGLEPSALGDSFSLASWRRLSSARQAHVLRYWLARQGARMPTEARLAELLKQLRQLHSLGHDRHLVWNHAAHCVRCIRGRVSVAPREKS; this comes from the coding sequence ATGCGTCCCCTGCGAGATGCCTTGGCCCCGGCGCGGGCCGATTCCCAACCCGTCGGCGTGGCCGTCAGCGGCGGGGCCGATTCCGTCATGCTGGCCGTGCATGCCGCCGCGGCGGCCCGGGATCTGGGCATCCCGCTGCATCTCCTGCACGTCCACCATGGCCTGTTCGAACAGGCCGACGGCTGGGCGGATGCCGTGCGCCGGCTGGCGGACGCGCTGCAAACCCCTGTGCACATCCTGCGCGTGCAGGTTGCCGTCAGCGACGGCAGCGGCATCGAAGCGGCTGCCCGACAGTCGCGCTATGCGGCGCTGGGTCAGGCGGCGGCCGATCTGGGCCTGCGCCATATCCTGCTGGCCCATCACCGCGACGACCAGGCGGAAACCGTGCTGCTGCGCCTGCTGCGCGGTGCCGGGCCGACCGGGTTGGCGGCCATGTCGCCGTGCATGACGCGCGACGGCGTGGTCTACCTGCGCCCCTGGCTGGACATCCCGCGCGCCGCCATTCGCGACGCCGCGGCCGCCTATGCCGCCGGGCACGGCTGGATGCCGGTGCAGGATCCTTCCAATGCCGACGAGCGCTACACGCGGGCTGCCTTGCGCACCCTGCTGGTCCCGGCCCTGGATGCGCGCTGGCCGGGCTGGCAGGCGATCGTGGCTCGCCATGCGCGCCTGGCGGGGGAGAGCGCCCAGATCCTGGACGAGGTCGCTGCCGGCGATTTCGCCGGGCTGGAGCCCTCCGCCCTGGGCGACAGCTTCTCCCTGGCCTCCTGGCGACGCCTGTCGTCCGCGCGGCAGGCCCACGTCCTGCGCTACTGGCTGGCGCGGCAGGGCGCCCGCATGCCGACCGAAGCGCGCCTGGCCGAGCTGCTGAAACAATTGCGGCAGCTGCACAGCCTGGGGCACGACCGCCACCTGGTCTGGAACCACGCCGCCCATTGCGTGCGCTGCATCCGCGGAAGAGTCAGCGTCGCGCCGCGGGAAAAATCCTGA